The Cloeon dipterum chromosome X, ieCloDipt1.1, whole genome shotgun sequence genome includes a window with the following:
- the p23 gene encoding prostaglandin E synthase 3 isoform X2, translated as MAGDQITPPMVTWAQRQGVVFLTICLEDCKEPEVKIEPNAVFFKGVGGTENKPHEVTINLFKEVDSEKSAFFPRDRNIELVLKKKDDGPYWPQLTKEKQKFHWLKVDFNKWRDEDDSDDEGTGQNQDLDEIMRQIGGLGGGAGGEMDKPSFDDLDAEEDSDDEGIPDLESNE; from the exons ATGGCTGGAGATCA AATTACCCCTCCTATGGTGACATGGGCCCAAAGACAAGGTGTGGTGTTCCTCACAATCTGCCTTGAAGACTGCAAAGAGCCTGAAGTTAAAATTGAACCGAATGCTGTGTTCTTCAAAGGAGTTGGAGGAACGGAAAACAAGCCGCACGAAGTCACCATTAACCTTTTCAAAGAAGTCGACTCGGAG AAATCTGCGTTCTTCCCTAGAGACCGAAACATTGAATTGGTTTTGAAGAAGAAAGACGATGGTCCCTACTGGCCACAGCTGACAAAAGAAAAGCAGAAGTTCCACTGGCTCAAGGTGGATTTCAACAAGTGGAGAGATGAGGATGACAGCGACGATGAAGGAACTGGACAAAATCAAGATCTTGACGAG ATAATGAGACAGATAGGTGGTCTCGGCGGAGGCGCAGGTGGTGAAATGGACAAGCCTAGTTTTGATGACCTCGATGCTGAGGAGGACTCTGACGACGAGGGAATACCAGACCTCGAGTCAAACGAATAA
- the p23 gene encoding prostaglandin E synthase 3 isoform X1: protein MVVNESNSQQITPPMVTWAQRQGVVFLTICLEDCKEPEVKIEPNAVFFKGVGGTENKPHEVTINLFKEVDSEKSAFFPRDRNIELVLKKKDDGPYWPQLTKEKQKFHWLKVDFNKWRDEDDSDDEGTGQNQDLDEIMRQIGGLGGGAGGEMDKPSFDDLDAEEDSDDEGIPDLESNE, encoded by the exons ATGGTTGTTAACGAAAGTAACTCGCAGCA AATTACCCCTCCTATGGTGACATGGGCCCAAAGACAAGGTGTGGTGTTCCTCACAATCTGCCTTGAAGACTGCAAAGAGCCTGAAGTTAAAATTGAACCGAATGCTGTGTTCTTCAAAGGAGTTGGAGGAACGGAAAACAAGCCGCACGAAGTCACCATTAACCTTTTCAAAGAAGTCGACTCGGAG AAATCTGCGTTCTTCCCTAGAGACCGAAACATTGAATTGGTTTTGAAGAAGAAAGACGATGGTCCCTACTGGCCACAGCTGACAAAAGAAAAGCAGAAGTTCCACTGGCTCAAGGTGGATTTCAACAAGTGGAGAGATGAGGATGACAGCGACGATGAAGGAACTGGACAAAATCAAGATCTTGACGAG ATAATGAGACAGATAGGTGGTCTCGGCGGAGGCGCAGGTGGTGAAATGGACAAGCCTAGTTTTGATGACCTCGATGCTGAGGAGGACTCTGACGACGAGGGAATACCAGACCTCGAGTCAAACGAATAA